The genomic DNA TCAAAAAGGCCGCTTGGCAGGATCCTTCCGGCATCTCCGGTCGCATGAAGCTGGTGCTCCAATTCGTTTTTACAGGCGCGATTCTGTACATGCTGCTCCACTCCTTCGGTCTGACCAGTGATATTGCGTTGTTCCAAGGATTCCAGCTGCATCTGCCTGTTTATGTGTATGTAGCAATTATGCTGCTATTCGTCGTGGGATCTGCGAATGCCATTAATTTTACGGATGGTCTGGATGGTCTGTTGATCAACGTGGCGATACCCACTTATTTTTTCTTTTTCATGATATCGGACAAACCGGAAGTGCAGACCTTCTCACTCGTGATGATTGGCTGTCTGCTCGGACTTTTCCTCTACAATATTTATCCGGCAAGGGCCTTTATGGGTGATACCGGGTCGCTGGCCATTGGAGGCTCTCTTTCCTTTTTGGCTGTAATTGAGAAGGTTGAAATCCTGATTCCAATCCTCTTTTTCGTGTATCTCGCAGAACAGCTGTCGGTCATCTTGCAGGTGTGGTATTACAAGAGGACCAAGCTGCGGCTGTTCCGGATGGCCCCGATCCATTTTCATTTCAGTCTGAAATACGGCTGGAACGAGAACAAAATCGTCATGGTATTTGGCTTTATTTCTTGGCTATCCGTACTTATCTGCTGGCTGATCTGGAAGTATCTCATGTAGCATCTCACCCGCGGACATACATAAATCGATGTAATTCCTGCTTTAGCTTGCGGTATTAAAAATCAGACTCCTCAAATTTTGCATTGTCTCATGTTTATAAAAAAGGAAGGCCGGGAGCATATCTCCCGGCCTTCTTTGCTATGCAGAAACGCGTCAATACAGACTCTTAATACGTCCACCAATTGCCGGACATCACGATCATGGAGAACAGCTTGATGCTGTCTTCATAGTAGCCTTCATTGGAGCTGCCAGCTGTTTTGGTCCAAACGGAGTTCAGCCAGCTTTGGTTGGAGGAGGAGGTCATGGCGCTTACGCCGAACGGTGCATAAAATGCGCCGCTGCCACCGGAGCCCGTTACCGTGCCGTTCAGCTTATAACCATCCTTCACGCTGCTTGGGTTGCTGCTCACTTTGCCTTTGATCCATGTGTTCATTTGATTCAGTTGATTCAGCGCCCGGTTATCGCCGGATATGAGGTAATCGGTCGTAATCCGCCAGGGCGTACGGCAGGAGTTGTAGTCATAGTTACCATCATTCGCTCCTTCCAGGAAGTTGGCTGCGGCAGGCTTGTATGTGGAGCCCGACAGAACCACGAAATCAGGAAGCAGACCGGTAGTCGGGCTGTAGCCGCTGTAGAGCGAATTGATAATGGTATAGGTTTTGTCGATCACGTTCGTCCATTTGGTATCACCCGTCGCCGCCTGGAAGGCCTTCATATGGTTCAGCATAAAATCAGAAGGACGGGTGGCATTCTTATTCGCGCTGTCCGTCGCCCAGTCGCCAAGACGGAGAGTCCATTGCGTCTGGTTCACATCACTCTGCATGATCGCATTAATCATGTCCTTGCCGGCTTGAAGATAATTGATACTGCCGCTGCTTCCCCACTGCTTGTCCGCAAGGAGGAGAGAGTAAGCAATATCCATGTCTCCATCGGTCGCCGAGTCAGTGCCCTCAATATTTTGGAAGCTGCTGTTCTGTTTCCAGGCCATCAAATACGAGTTGTTATCGCTTGGATGAGCCTTGTAATATTTATAAAGTCCGTCAAAGTAGGTCTGTGCATTGCTGTCATAACCGGCCATCAGAACGGTTGCCAGCATACCGTAGCCATGGGCCTCAGACACAGTATCACCATTGGACTCATACTTCACATAATACTTTCCTGTACCGGCTGGCTTCAGATAAGCCGATTTCCAGCTGTCCCATTTTGACTGGACCGCACTGTCCATTGCGCTTTGCGTAACATTGCTTGGTAAGATCGTACCGCCGGTATATGTCGTGTGCTGCGGAAATGGCTTGTTAGGAGAGGCGAAAGCGAATCCTGCCGGAATCAGAAGAAAAGCGAGACAACACATCGTAACAGCCT from Paenibacillus sp. J23TS9 includes the following:
- the mraY gene encoding phospho-N-acetylmuramoyl-pentapeptide-transferase, producing MFGIMAMSGLSFLLVAVFMPVLIWTLRRLRLTQPIRAELPADHQAKRGTPLMAGLILIIGVATSLQFRPVPLMVLLGATFILFSSIGFLDDFKKAAWQDPSGISGRMKLVLQFVFTGAILYMLLHSFGLTSDIALFQGFQLHLPVYVYVAIMLLFVVGSANAINFTDGLDGLLINVAIPTYFFFFMISDKPEVQTFSLVMIGCLLGLFLYNIYPARAFMGDTGSLAIGGSLSFLAVIEKVEILIPILFFVYLAEQLSVILQVWYYKRTKLRLFRMAPIHFHFSLKYGWNENKIVMVFGFISWLSVLICWLIWKYLM
- a CDS encoding glycosyl hydrolase family 8; this encodes MRKNRKFSFSSKAVTMCCLAFLLIPAGFAFASPNKPFPQHTTYTGGTILPSNVTQSAMDSAVQSKWDSWKSAYLKPAGTGKYYVKYESNGDTVSEAHGYGMLATVLMAGYDSNAQTYFDGLYKYYKAHPSDNNSYLMAWKQNSSFQNIEGTDSATDGDMDIAYSLLLADKQWGSSGSINYLQAGKDMINAIMQSDVNQTQWTLRLGDWATDSANKNATRPSDFMLNHMKAFQAATGDTKWTNVIDKTYTIINSLYSGYSPTTGLLPDFVVLSGSTYKPAAANFLEGANDGNYDYNSCRTPWRITTDYLISGDNRALNQLNQMNTWIKGKVSSNPSSVKDGYKLNGTVTGSGGSGAFYAPFGVSAMTSSSNQSWLNSVWTKTAGSSNEGYYEDSIKLFSMIVMSGNWWTY